From Microbacterium rhizosphaerae:
TGCGATGCTGCCGCCGTACCACGAGTCGGTGATCCGCTGACCGGGCGTGAAGGTCCGGTAGTGGTCGTTCATCGCCTCGCCGAACGGCAGGCTCGAGGAGAGCGAACGGTAGTACTTCGTGCTGTCGGCGGTGACGAACTCCGTCCGCGCGCTGGGCGCGGGGATGAAGTCGAAGCCGCCGATCGCGAAGGCCACCGTGTCGGGGCGCTGCACCGCCACCGACCCGACCAGGTCCGTCGCGACGCCCATGCTCTCGTAGGTGTCGTCGATGCGACCGAGCGAGGCGTCCGACACGTCGTGCTTCTGAGCCGTCACGAGCTGACCGTCGGAGAAGAAGCCCAGCGTGTAGGCGTAGGGCGTGTTCGCCTGCGCCGACCAGGTCAGCGTCGACGGTCCCGCGGCCAGCTCTGCCGCCAGCGCCGCACCCTCGGTCGCGGAGAGCGTGTAGGTCGGCAGGGGGGCCTTGTTGAAACCGGCGGATGCCAGCCACGTCCCCGGGTCGTCGCGCCACAGCAGCAGCGCCTTCGCCCCGGCGCTCTGCGCGCGGCTGGCCACCGAGAAGTCGTCGGCTCCGATCGCGAGCTTCGCCACGACGACCTTGCCCTTGACGTCGACGTTCTTGAAGTCGGCTGCGGCTCCGGCGCCGACCGAGACGGCGTCTGCCGTGCCCGATCCGTCGAGGTTGCCGATGCCCGGCTTCGCCGACAGCGGGTGCAGCGCGAGGCCGCCTGCGGTCGTCATCGACGAAACGAGCGGCGCGATCCGACGGCTCCAGTGGCCGAACTCGAACGAGCCGTCGTCCTTGGCGACCTTTCCGGTGATCTGCGCGTAGAACTCACGCGTGCCCGGACCGACGTTCATCGACCCCGAGCTCACGAACATGCCCTGCCAGATGCGGTCGAACGTGAAGGTCGTCATCCGGGTCTCGGTGGGCTGCTCGGTCGAGACGGTCAGCGGGTTGGCCTGCCGCGCATCCAGGACGATCGTCGTGTCCTTGTCGATCGTCACCTCCGGGCGGGCGAGGTACGCCAGCGACTGTGCGGCGGCCCTGCTGTTCGCGGCCGTCCCCGGCGTCGGCGTGAAGTCGAACGACGAGACGAAGTACGTGCCGGGCCGGACCGTAAAGGTCTGCTCCTTGCCGTTGACGTACGCCTGCTGACCGACGGAGGTGTCCGTGTTCACGAACTGCACGCTCGACGAGCCGGTGGCCGGCTGGCCGTTGCGGTCGAGGACCTGGACCTTGACGGTGAGCGCCGGTGCCGACGCGTACAGGCCGAAGGCCGTCGACACCCGCTGGGTGTCGCTCGTGGCGATCATGCGCGCCGTGATGTCGCCGAGCGAGCTGTCCGGGATGTTGGCCCCGAGCTGCACGGTCACCGGGACGTCGACGCTGCCGTGCGCGGGAACCGTGACGTGCTGGGGCAGGCGCAGCAGCGGCGTGTTCAGCGGCTTGTCGTCGTTGCCCGTCACGCCCTGGACGTTCAGGCGCAGGTCGACTGCGGTGTCGCCGCGGTTCGTGTAGGTGAGGCTCTTCGCGCTGTACTCCTTGGTCTGGGGGTAGTCGAAGGAACCGCCGAACACGGTGGACTGGCCGGTGACCGTCTGGGTCAGCATCCGGGAGATGTCGAGGCGGCCGGCCCCAACCTCCTGGGCGTCGCCGGGAACGGTCGGGTCGGCCGACGAGGTGAGCACCTGCTTGATCTGTGCGCCGGTGAGTGTCGGGAAGGCCTCCTTGGCGATGGCCGCGGCGCCGGCGACGTGCGGGGTCGCCATCGAGGTGCCCGACATGGTGCGGTAGGCGTACACGCCGCGGCCGCCCGCGGCGGCGGCGAGGATGTCGACGCCGGGCGCCGCGATCTCGGGCTTGACGATGTGACTCACACCCACCGGTCCGCGGCTCGAGAACTGGGCCGTCGCATCCTTCGAGTCGACGGCGCCGACCGTCAGGGCCGAGGCGGCGCAGCCGGGGCTGGAGACCGTGTTGTGGCGTGCCCCCATGTTGCCCGCGGCGATCACGAACAGGCTGCTGCTCGAGGCCGACAGGTCGTCGACCGCCTGGGCGATCGGGTCGTCGCAGGTCGTCGCGGGCGCGGTGCTGCCGAGGCTCATCGAGATGACGTCCGCGTGCTGGGCCACGGCCCACTGCATCCCCGCGATGATGTCGGAGTCGTATCCGCCGCCCCCATCGCCGAGCACCTTGCCGATGAGCAGGGTGGCGCCGGAGGCGACGCCGCGCTCCTTGCCGCCGCTCGCGGCGCCCGTGCCGGCGATCGTCGAGGCGACGTGCGTGCCGTGGCCGACGAGGTCGTCGGTGCCGTGTGCGGAAGCGGTGAAGTCCTTGGTCTGGGCGATGCGTCCGGCGAGGTCGGGGTGACCCGCGTCGACGCCCGTGTCGAGGACGGCGACGGTGCTGCCCGTGCCGTCGAGGCCGGCCTGCCATGCCGCGGGGGCGCCGATCTGCTGCGTCGAGTCCGCCATGGTGGCGTGCACGGGGCGGTCGAGCCACAGCTTGGACAGACCGCTGCCGGGGGCCGAGGAGTCGTCTGTCAGCTGAGCCCAGGCCGCCTGCGCATCCTTCTTGTCCACGCTGTACGCCATCGCGTTCACGGATGACAGCGGGCCGGCGTCGCTCGCCCCCGCCGGAACGGGGGCGGGAGCGGCCTCGGACACCGAGCGCGCCTTGTCGTCGTACTGCGCGATGAGCCGGATCGACTGCGAGTGCGCGTCGTCGAACCCGGCGGCGACCAGCGCGGTGACATCGAACAGCTGGCGGTCCACGCGATTCGAGGCGAGCACGCCGCTCGCCGTGGTCGGGAAGACGTAGACGTCGTCGCCGTCGCGGTAGGTCTCGTAGTCGGGGACGACGCCGTTCTCGTCGGGGAGGAGCTGTGCGACGGGCTGACCGTCGGCGGTCCGCGTGACGCGCACCCGGTCGCCCGAGATGAGGGTGACGGTGGCCGCCTGGCCGGCCGGTGCGCCGAAGGCGGATCCGGCGAGCGGCAGCTGCACGGGTGCGGCGCCGGCCGTGCCGGCGGAGGCGAGCGCGATGCCGGGGACGGCGCCGATGCCGCCCAGCCCGATGGCGACGCCGCAGATGCCGGCGACGAGGGACCGCGCACGGCGTCGGGCGGGTCGTTGAGTTCGAGGATCCATGGGAGCCCTTCCGGTTGGGGGAGTGAGCCCACGGTCTCACGCGGTCGGACTATCGTTTGTGGCGAACAACTGCCATGACCGGCATCCGCCACGACCGACGACGGCGGGCGGATGCGCCGAGTCCGAGGAGACCTGCATGCTCGAGGCCATCGGACTGGATGACGAGCACACGGCGATCTACCGCCTGCTCCTGGAACTGCCGTCGGCGGATGCAGCGCAGATCGCCGCGGAGACCGGCATGCCCGTCGACGAGGTCGCCCGCCTCCTGGTCGACCTGGAGGGCCTCGGACTCGCGGCCCGGCAGGCGTCCTCGCCCGAGCGGGTCGTCGCGTCGCCGCCGTCGCTCGCGCTGCGGCCGATGCTGGTCGAGAGCGAGCGCCGCCTCACGGCCGCGCACGCCGCGTTCGTGCAGCTGAGCGAGATCTACCGCCAGGGCGCGGCGCTGCGGGCGGCGCCGGAGGTCGTCGACGTCGTGCTGGGACCGGATGCGGTGCGCCAGCGCATCGCGCAGCTGCAGGCGTCCGCGTCCGAGCGCGTCGACGTGTTCGTCAAGAGCGAGGTGGCGCTGCTGGAGGCGGCGGACAACGTCGAGGAGGAGCGGGCGCTCGGGCGCGGGGTCCGCTACCGCACGATCGTGGAGACGGGGGTGATCGAGCGGCCCGGGTTCCTGGACGCCGCCCGCGCCGCGACGGCCGCGGGGGAGGAGATCCGCGCTCTGCCGGAGGTGCCGACGCGGCTGTTCCTGGCCGACGGCAGGCTCGCGCTGCTGCCGATGCGGCCGGAGGGGTCGAACCAGGTCGGCGGCGCTCTGCTCGTCCATCCGAGCGGCCTGCTGGACCTGGTGACCGCGGTGTTCGAGGCGTTCTGGCAGAGCGCTCGTCCCCTGTTCACCGCGGACGAGGAGGATGCGGTGTCCGAGCGCGAGCTCTTGTCGCTCCTCGTGGTCGGCCTCACGGATGCGGCCGCCGCCGCACAGCTCGGCATCAGCGTCCGCACGGTGCAGCGGCGCATCTCCGACCTCAGTGAGCGGGCGGGAGTGTCATCGCGGTTCCAGCTCGGCGTCGAGGCCGTCCGGCGAGGCTGGCTCTGACCGGTTTCGCAGACTTAAAGATTCACTATAGGATGAATTAGCCGACCGAGCCCGTGGTGTCCGCAGCCGCGACGCGAGGCGGGGCGCGACGACGCAGAGGGCCGACGATGGATGACGTGAACGGGGCACCGGGAGTGCTGG
This genomic window contains:
- a CDS encoding helix-turn-helix domain-containing protein; the encoded protein is MLEAIGLDDEHTAIYRLLLELPSADAAQIAAETGMPVDEVARLLVDLEGLGLAARQASSPERVVASPPSLALRPMLVESERRLTAAHAAFVQLSEIYRQGAALRAAPEVVDVVLGPDAVRQRIAQLQASASERVDVFVKSEVALLEAADNVEEERALGRGVRYRTIVETGVIERPGFLDAARAATAAGEEIRALPEVPTRLFLADGRLALLPMRPEGSNQVGGALLVHPSGLLDLVTAVFEAFWQSARPLFTADEEDAVSERELLSLLVVGLTDAAAAAQLGISVRTVQRRISDLSERAGVSSRFQLGVEAVRRGWL
- a CDS encoding S8 family serine peptidase gives rise to the protein MDPRTQRPARRRARSLVAGICGVAIGLGGIGAVPGIALASAGTAGAAPVQLPLAGSAFGAPAGQAATVTLISGDRVRVTRTADGQPVAQLLPDENGVVPDYETYRDGDDVYVFPTTASGVLASNRVDRQLFDVTALVAAGFDDAHSQSIRLIAQYDDKARSVSEAAPAPVPAGASDAGPLSSVNAMAYSVDKKDAQAAWAQLTDDSSAPGSGLSKLWLDRPVHATMADSTQQIGAPAAWQAGLDGTGSTVAVLDTGVDAGHPDLAGRIAQTKDFTASAHGTDDLVGHGTHVASTIAGTGAASGGKERGVASGATLLIGKVLGDGGGGYDSDIIAGMQWAVAQHADVISMSLGSTAPATTCDDPIAQAVDDLSASSSSLFVIAAGNMGARHNTVSSPGCAASALTVGAVDSKDATAQFSSRGPVGVSHIVKPEIAAPGVDILAAAAGGRGVYAYRTMSGTSMATPHVAGAAAIAKEAFPTLTGAQIKQVLTSSADPTVPGDAQEVGAGRLDISRMLTQTVTGQSTVFGGSFDYPQTKEYSAKSLTYTNRGDTAVDLRLNVQGVTGNDDKPLNTPLLRLPQHVTVPAHGSVDVPVTVQLGANIPDSSLGDITARMIATSDTQRVSTAFGLYASAPALTVKVQVLDRNGQPATGSSSVQFVNTDTSVGQQAYVNGKEQTFTVRPGTYFVSSFDFTPTPGTAANSRAAAQSLAYLARPEVTIDKDTTIVLDARQANPLTVSTEQPTETRMTTFTFDRIWQGMFVSSGSMNVGPGTREFYAQITGKVAKDDGSFEFGHWSRRIAPLVSSMTTAGGLALHPLSAKPGIGNLDGSGTADAVSVGAGAAADFKNVDVKGKVVVAKLAIGADDFSVASRAQSAGAKALLLWRDDPGTWLASAGFNKAPLPTYTLSATEGAALAAELAAGPSTLTWSAQANTPYAYTLGFFSDGQLVTAQKHDVSDASLGRIDDTYESMGVATDLVGSVAVQRPDTVAFAIGGFDFIPAPSARTEFVTADSTKYYRSLSSSLPFGEAMNDHYRTFTPGQRITDSWYGGSIAPAVRKDATGAPTLIAERQGDLLGIQTAVWGDSAGHWADQGGFGDLGNMQLKRNGVVIGSSYDPYGVFTVPSGEATYDLSMHIEKVGSPAKFWKRSTATDTTWTFTSHADPNVYSQPLALLLPRLDLPTDGLKTVAAGPVIIPARVQANPGYTAGAVTAARVWTSVDAGMTWTEGTTSLTSSGANLVVDHTGSSGKTVSLRVELTDANGAKVLQTITAAYAVR